Proteins from one Juglans microcarpa x Juglans regia isolate MS1-56 chromosome 1S, Jm3101_v1.0, whole genome shotgun sequence genomic window:
- the LOC121246445 gene encoding protein YIPF1 homolog isoform X4, with protein MDESSKSLPTSHLLGSVPAVISEEKNASNYEEGFEQQPANGWKGVFNISSYIQFFDVDTDIVLNRLMSSFYPIGGDFSLKIDANPDLYGLIWISTTLVFVLAAFGNCATYLMQKHSDSSTSWSFDVSYMNVAAGSVYGYVIVVPLAFYFLLQYLGSKPSLVRFWCLWGYSLFVFVVASVLYRGERSFIDGGCCIFLANGFGNLHQGLVLSMSSCSWPCAVSTSKTSVFPFFMKHFLLRQ; from the exons ATGGACGAGTCCTCCAAAAGCCTCCCCACTAGCCATTTGCTTGGCTCGGTGCCT GCTGTCATCAGTGAAGAAAAGAATGCTTCAAACTATGAGG AAGGGTTTGAGCAACAGCCAGCAAATGGCTGGAAGGGAGTGTTTAATATCTCttcatatatacaatttttcGATGTCGATACAGACATTGTCTTAAACAGACTGATGAGTTCTTTTTATCCCATTGGCGGAGATTTTTCTCTCAAGATTGATGCTAACCCTGACTT ATACGGACTTATCTGGATATCCACTACATTGGTTTTTGTGCTTGCTGCTTTTGGAAACTGTGCCACCTACCTAATGCAGAAACACAGCGACAGCTCTACTTCTTGGAGCTTTGATGTCAGCTACATGAATGTGGCAGCAGGTTCAGTCTATGGTTATGTGATTGTGGTGCCCTTGGCATTTTACTTCTTGCTCCAGTATCTGGGCTCAAAACCTAGCCTCGTTCGATTTTGGTGCTTGTGGGGATATTccctctttgtttttgttgtggCTTCG GTCTTATATAGAGGGGAGCGATCTTTCATTGATGGTGGTTGCTGCATTTTTCTTGCAAATGGCTTTGGCAATCTTCATCAAGGTCTGGTTCTTTCCATGAGCTCATGCAGCTGGCCGTGTGCAGTGTCCACATCTAAAACTAGTGTGTTTCCTTTCTTTATGAAACATTTTTTGTTAAGGCAATAG
- the LOC121246445 gene encoding protein YIPF1-like isoform X2 has translation MDESSKSLPTSHLLGSVPAVISEEKNASNYEVPEANLQIFPPNSRGERGRGYQTLGSPTEGFEQQPANGWKGVFNISSYIQFFDVDTDIVLNRLMSSFYPIGGDFSLKIDANPDLYGLIWISTTLVFVLAAFGNCATYLMQKHSDSSTSWSFDVSYMNVAAGSVYGYVIVVPLAFYFLLQYLGSKPSLVRFWCLWGYSLFVFVVASVLYRGERSFIDGGCCIFLANGFGNLHQGLVLSMSSCSWPCAVSTSKTSVFPFFMKHFLLRQ, from the exons ATGGACGAGTCCTCCAAAAGCCTCCCCACTAGCCATTTGCTTGGCTCGGTGCCT GCTGTCATCAGTGAAGAAAAGAATGCTTCAAACTATGAGG TCCCTGAAGCAAATTTGCAAATATTCCCTCCAAATAGTAGAGGAGAAAGAGGGCGGGGTTATCAAACTCTTGGAAGTCCAACTG AAGGGTTTGAGCAACAGCCAGCAAATGGCTGGAAGGGAGTGTTTAATATCTCttcatatatacaatttttcGATGTCGATACAGACATTGTCTTAAACAGACTGATGAGTTCTTTTTATCCCATTGGCGGAGATTTTTCTCTCAAGATTGATGCTAACCCTGACTT ATACGGACTTATCTGGATATCCACTACATTGGTTTTTGTGCTTGCTGCTTTTGGAAACTGTGCCACCTACCTAATGCAGAAACACAGCGACAGCTCTACTTCTTGGAGCTTTGATGTCAGCTACATGAATGTGGCAGCAGGTTCAGTCTATGGTTATGTGATTGTGGTGCCCTTGGCATTTTACTTCTTGCTCCAGTATCTGGGCTCAAAACCTAGCCTCGTTCGATTTTGGTGCTTGTGGGGATATTccctctttgtttttgttgtggCTTCG GTCTTATATAGAGGGGAGCGATCTTTCATTGATGGTGGTTGCTGCATTTTTCTTGCAAATGGCTTTGGCAATCTTCATCAAGGTCTGGTTCTTTCCATGAGCTCATGCAGCTGGCCGTGTGCAGTGTCCACATCTAAAACTAGTGTGTTTCCTTTCTTTATGAAACATTTTTTGTTAAGGCAATAG
- the LOC121246445 gene encoding protein YIPF1 homolog isoform X1, producing the protein MDESSKSLPTSHLLGSVPAVISEEKNASNYEVPEANLQIFPPNSRGERGRGYQTLGSPTEGFEQQPANGWKGVFNISSYIQFFDVDTDIVLNRLMSSFYPIGGDFSLKIDANPDLYGLIWISTTLVFVLAAFGNCATYLMQKHSDSSTSWSFDVSYMNVAAGSVYGYVIVVPLAFYFLLQYLGSKPSLVRFWCLWGYSLFVFVVASFLLLIPVELLRWIIIILAGSSSACFVALNLRSYIEGSDLSLMVVAAFFLQMALAIFIKVWFFP; encoded by the exons ATGGACGAGTCCTCCAAAAGCCTCCCCACTAGCCATTTGCTTGGCTCGGTGCCT GCTGTCATCAGTGAAGAAAAGAATGCTTCAAACTATGAGG TCCCTGAAGCAAATTTGCAAATATTCCCTCCAAATAGTAGAGGAGAAAGAGGGCGGGGTTATCAAACTCTTGGAAGTCCAACTG AAGGGTTTGAGCAACAGCCAGCAAATGGCTGGAAGGGAGTGTTTAATATCTCttcatatatacaatttttcGATGTCGATACAGACATTGTCTTAAACAGACTGATGAGTTCTTTTTATCCCATTGGCGGAGATTTTTCTCTCAAGATTGATGCTAACCCTGACTT ATACGGACTTATCTGGATATCCACTACATTGGTTTTTGTGCTTGCTGCTTTTGGAAACTGTGCCACCTACCTAATGCAGAAACACAGCGACAGCTCTACTTCTTGGAGCTTTGATGTCAGCTACATGAATGTGGCAGCAGGTTCAGTCTATGGTTATGTGATTGTGGTGCCCTTGGCATTTTACTTCTTGCTCCAGTATCTGGGCTCAAAACCTAGCCTCGTTCGATTTTGGTGCTTGTGGGGATATTccctctttgtttttgttgtggCTTCG TTTCTGTTGCTCATCCCAGTTGAGCTTCTTCGGTGGATCATTATAATCCTTGCTGGTTCTTCCTCAGCATGCTTTGTTGCCTTGAACCTCAGGTCTTATATAGAGGGGAGCGATCTTTCATTGATGGTGGTTGCTGCATTTTTCTTGCAAATGGCTTTGGCAATCTTCATCAAGGTCTGGTTCTTTCCATGA
- the LOC121246445 gene encoding protein YIPF1 homolog isoform X3 — protein sequence MDESSKSLPTSHLLGSVPAVISEEKNASNYEEGFEQQPANGWKGVFNISSYIQFFDVDTDIVLNRLMSSFYPIGGDFSLKIDANPDLYGLIWISTTLVFVLAAFGNCATYLMQKHSDSSTSWSFDVSYMNVAAGSVYGYVIVVPLAFYFLLQYLGSKPSLVRFWCLWGYSLFVFVVASFLLLIPVELLRWIIIILAGSSSACFVALNLRSYIEGSDLSLMVVAAFFLQMALAIFIKVWFFP from the exons ATGGACGAGTCCTCCAAAAGCCTCCCCACTAGCCATTTGCTTGGCTCGGTGCCT GCTGTCATCAGTGAAGAAAAGAATGCTTCAAACTATGAGG AAGGGTTTGAGCAACAGCCAGCAAATGGCTGGAAGGGAGTGTTTAATATCTCttcatatatacaatttttcGATGTCGATACAGACATTGTCTTAAACAGACTGATGAGTTCTTTTTATCCCATTGGCGGAGATTTTTCTCTCAAGATTGATGCTAACCCTGACTT ATACGGACTTATCTGGATATCCACTACATTGGTTTTTGTGCTTGCTGCTTTTGGAAACTGTGCCACCTACCTAATGCAGAAACACAGCGACAGCTCTACTTCTTGGAGCTTTGATGTCAGCTACATGAATGTGGCAGCAGGTTCAGTCTATGGTTATGTGATTGTGGTGCCCTTGGCATTTTACTTCTTGCTCCAGTATCTGGGCTCAAAACCTAGCCTCGTTCGATTTTGGTGCTTGTGGGGATATTccctctttgtttttgttgtggCTTCG TTTCTGTTGCTCATCCCAGTTGAGCTTCTTCGGTGGATCATTATAATCCTTGCTGGTTCTTCCTCAGCATGCTTTGTTGCCTTGAACCTCAGGTCTTATATAGAGGGGAGCGATCTTTCATTGATGGTGGTTGCTGCATTTTTCTTGCAAATGGCTTTGGCAATCTTCATCAAGGTCTGGTTCTTTCCATGA
- the LOC121246396 gene encoding folylpolyglutamate synthase → MEEGGDGCQKHSITPYEEALDALSSLITKRSRADKSNKGDRFDILFDYMKILDLEEPISQMKVIHVAGTKGKGSTCVFAESILRNCGFHTGLFTSPHLIDVRERFRLDGVDICEEKFLAYFWWCYDRLKENTNEDVPMPTYFRFLALLAFKIFAAEQVDVAILEVGLGGKFDATNVVQAPIVCGISSLGYDHMEILGNTLGEIAGEKAGIFKHGVPAFTVPQPDEAMHVLEEKASQLGANLRVAPPLVADLLNGVKLGLEGEHQYLNAGLAVALCSTWLQRTGHLEATYLEQTSSLPAQFIKGLTAASLQGRAQIVPDTHIDTENPGDLVFYLDGAHSPESMEVCSGWFSLAIKENSQQPLNYQPQDNSISSHELIQRHPGKRSRKNSAQILLFNCMSVRDPQLLLPLLMKTCASHGVHFKKALFVPNTSLYYRVGSHASPPTDSQVDLSWQFNLQGVWENLMQGIKGDAKSTDADWEEVKDDTALPTKICENSAVFSSLPLAIKWLRDTVQRNQSIRFQVLVTGSLHLVGDVLKLVKK, encoded by the exons ATGGAGGAAG GTGGCGATGGCTGTCAGAAACATTCAATTACTCCGTATGAAGAGGCGTTGGATGCCTTGTCGTCTTTGATCACGAAACGCAGTCGTGCCGATAAGAGCAACAAGGGAGATCGCTTCGACATCCTCTTCGATTACATGAAG ATACTGGACTTGGAGGAGCCAATTTCGCAAATGAAGGTTATCCACGTGGCTGGCACCAAAGGGAAG GGATCCACATGCGTCTTTGCGGAATCTATATTGCGTAACTGTGGCTTCCACACAGGACTTTTCACGTCTCCTCACCTCATTGATGTCCGAGAGAGATTTCGTTTGGATGG TGTTGACATATGTGAAGAAAAATTTTTAGCATATTTCTGGTGGTGTTATGATAGACTGAAG GAGAATACTAATGAGGATGTACCAATGCCCACTTACTTCCGCTTCCTTGCCTTACTTGCCTTCAAGATATTTGCAGCAGAGCAG GTCGATGTTGCTATTTTGGAGGTTGGATTAGGTGGAAAGTTTGACGCAACAAATGTG GTTCAAGCCCCCATCGTATGTGGTATATCTTCCCTTGGGTATGACCACATGGAGATTCTTG GAAATACTCTTGGAGAAATTGCTGGGGAAAAGGCTGGCATCTTTAAG CATGGGGTTCCAGCCTTTACTGTGCCTCAACCTGATGAAGCAATGCATGTACTTGAAGAGAAAGCTTCTCAGTTGGGT GCAAATCTTCGAGTGGCACCACCGTTAGTTGCTGACTTACTAAATGGTGTAAAACTTGGGCTTGAAGGTGAGCATCAATATCTAAATGCTGGTCTTGCTGTTGCACTATGCTCCACTTGGCTTCAGAGAACTGGCCATCTTGAAGCCACCTACCTGGAACAAACT AGCTCTTTGCCGGCGCAGTTCATTAAAGGTTTAACAGCAGCCAGTTTGCAAGGGCGGGCTCAGATTGTCCCTGATACACATATTGACACTGAGAACCCAGGAGATCTGGTGTTCTACTTGGATGGAGCCCATAGTCCCGAAAGCATGGAAGTATGTTCAGGATGGTTTTCTCTTGCCATTAAAGAAAACAGCCAGCAGCCCTTGAACTATCAGCCACAGGATAATTCTATATCCTCACATGAATTGATACAGAGGCATCCTGGTAAGAGATCCAGAAAGAACTCCGCACAG ATACTCCTGTTTAATTGTATGTCTGTGCGAGATCCTCAATTGCTTCTTCCACTCCTGATGAAAACCTGTGCCAGTCATG GTGTTCACTTCAAGAAGGCACTCTTTGTACCCAATACGTCGTTGTATTATAGAGTTGGCTCCCATGCTTCACCACCTACTGATTCTCAAGTTGACTTATCGTGGCAGTTCAATCTTCAAGGAGTATGGGAAAACCTGATGCAGGGTATTAAAG gtGATGCGAAGAGCACAGATGCTGATTGGGAAGAAGTAAAAGATGATACAGCACTGCCTACTAAAATTTGTGAGAACAGTGCagtattttcttctctcccaTTAGCTATTAAATGGCTCAGAGATACGGTCCAACGGAACCAATCTATTCGCTTTCAG GTCCTTGTGACTGGTTCTTTACATCTTGTGGGTGACGTGTTGAAGTTGGTGAAGAAGTGA